From a single Candidatus Defluviilinea gracilis genomic region:
- a CDS encoding FAD-dependent thymidylate synthase translates to MPKHEIYLLSPRALSPETIAVAFAKTSRSPESFRDIAAELSDEKSAQFHEKWVVGYGHASVAEHAVLHIAFENVSRIAIESIESNRLASYTEKSTRYQKWGQDDFTIPPELIGHPLHDEFVETIRFLFRTYAESLDPVRTLILDRFPRRENEKDEAWDRRIRSKYVDVCRFLLPAAALANVGMTANARVIENTIRKMLSHELAEVREIGVKVREVSKAETPTLVKYADEVPYLVETIRELGELENRKWKVESGDWCKLIDYDKDGERKILAAALYRFGEMAYADALNHVEGLSGGEKEKLAESLLSRLRKFDVPLRELEYSTYTFDLVMDQGAYAEFKRHRMMTQTPQRLTTRLGYATPLLIGEAGFQSAYEAAMESAGGMYEKLFAFNPAVAQYVVPNGFNRRVLAQFNLREAFAFCQLRSAANAHFSIRRVAQKIYEEMARVHPLLTKYMKLHEETWQGVEDGYFAGV, encoded by the coding sequence ATGCCCAAACATGAAATTTATTTACTCTCGCCACGCGCGCTCAGCCCCGAAACCATCGCGGTCGCTTTTGCCAAAACATCGCGCTCGCCCGAATCCTTCCGTGACATTGCCGCCGAACTCAGCGACGAAAAGTCGGCGCAGTTCCATGAGAAGTGGGTGGTGGGATACGGTCACGCCTCGGTGGCGGAACATGCGGTTCTGCACATCGCCTTCGAAAATGTTTCGCGCATCGCCATCGAGAGCATCGAGTCGAATCGACTCGCCTCATACACTGAAAAATCCACGCGCTATCAAAAATGGGGACAGGATGATTTCACGATTCCGCCCGAACTGATCGGACATCCATTGCATGATGAATTTGTGGAAACGATCCGCTTCCTCTTTCGGACGTATGCCGAGTCGCTTGACCCCGTGCGGACTCTCATCCTCGACCGCTTCCCGCGCCGCGAAAACGAAAAAGACGAGGCATGGGATCGCCGTATCCGCTCGAAGTACGTGGACGTGTGCCGATTCCTCCTTCCCGCCGCCGCGCTGGCGAACGTCGGCATGACCGCGAACGCGCGCGTTATCGAAAATACGATTCGCAAAATGCTTTCGCACGAACTCGCCGAAGTGCGAGAAATCGGCGTGAAGGTGAGAGAAGTTTCCAAAGCCGAGACTCCTACGCTGGTGAAATATGCGGATGAAGTTCCGTATTTGGTGGAGACGATACGAGAATTGGGGGAATTAGAGAATAGAAAATGGAAAGTGGAGAGTGGAGACTGGTGTAAATTGATTGATTACGATAAAGATGGGGAGAGGAAAATACTTGCCGCTGCGTTGTATCGGTTTGGCGAGATGGCTTATGCAGATGCGCTGAATCATGTTGAGGGATTGAGCGGCGGAGAAAAAGAAAAACTTGCTGAGAGTTTATTGAGCAGACTGAGGAAATTCGATGTTCCCCTCCGCGAACTGGAATATTCCACCTACACCTTCGATCTCGTCATGGATCAGGGCGCGTACGCCGAATTCAAACGTCACCGCATGATGACGCAGACGCCGCAGAGACTGACGACGCGGCTGGGGTACGCGACTCCGCTGTTGATCGGCGAGGCAGGCTTCCAGTCCGCGTATGAGGCGGCGATGGAGTCCGCTGGCGGGATGTACGAGAAGTTGTTCGCGTTCAATCCCGCTGTCGCGCAATATGTCGTCCCCAACGGATTCAACCGTCGCGTGCTGGCGCAATTCAATCTGCGCGAGGCGTTTGCATTTTGCCAGTTACGTTCCGCCGCCAACGCGCACTTTTCGATTCGAAGGGTCGCACAAAAAATTTACGAGGAGATGGCGCGTGTCCATCCGCTGTTGACGAAGTACATGAAATTACACGAAGAGACTTGGCAGGGGGTTGAGGATGGGTATTTTGCAGGGGTATAA
- a CDS encoding type II toxin-antitoxin system prevent-host-death family antitoxin, with amino-acid sequence MAEMTVGVRDFKARLGYYLAKAKKGQIINVTSHGKSVARIFPPNITLEERVKTLQQAGIIAWSGQKLPRRKPVAINRGKKLASDLVVEMRNESVF; translated from the coding sequence ATGGCTGAAATGACTGTCGGAGTCCGCGATTTCAAAGCCCGTTTGGGCTATTACCTTGCGAAGGCGAAGAAGGGGCAGATTATCAACGTCACTTCGCACGGCAAGTCCGTCGCGCGAATTTTTCCGCCCAACATTACCTTGGAGGAGCGAGTGAAAACCTTGCAACAGGCTGGCATTATTGCGTGGAGTGGCCAGAAGTTGCCGCGCCGCAAACCTGTTGCGATCAATCGCGGCAAAAAGCTTGCCTCTGACCTTGTAGTGGAGATGCGGAATGAATCTGTATTTTGA
- a CDS encoding type II toxin-antitoxin system VapC family toxin, with translation MNLYFDTSALIKRYIEENGSDYIAELIAGGAVVATGLTTRAEMAAGINRLFRMNSITQEHHSIALRDFRSDWHHYERIVISEELVARADSLTGEFSLRGYDAIHLACGLTWQDALELPVTVVTYDMQLKDAAKRAGLLTLPE, from the coding sequence ATGAATCTGTATTTTGATACCAGCGCGTTGATCAAGCGATATATTGAAGAGAATGGCTCTGACTATATTGCTGAGTTGATTGCTGGCGGAGCGGTTGTTGCCACAGGATTGACCACGCGGGCGGAAATGGCGGCTGGGATCAATCGTTTGTTTCGCATGAATTCCATTACTCAGGAACATCACTCGATTGCCTTAAGAGACTTCCGATCTGATTGGCACCATTATGAACGTATCGTGATTTCTGAGGAACTTGTCGCCCGTGCCGATTCGCTTACTGGAGAATTTTCCCTGCGTGGATACGATGCTATTCATCTGGCTTGTGGGTTAACTTGGCAGGATGCGCTCGAGTTGCCCGTCACTGTTGTTACGTATGACATGCAACTTAAGGATGCCGCTAAAAGGGCGGGCTTGCTGACATTGCCTGAGTGA
- a CDS encoding aminopeptidase P family protein has product MTLIQEKVSQAIDILKEQQTDMWLTFVRETSGVRDPALDLLIGDNDLTWHSALILTREGKKIAIVGNLETEAVRQLNVFDEVLGYDSAVSGLLRDTITRLNPDGIAVNTSRNNVHADGLTHAMYEFLKEYLAGTPYADRLVSAEPIINALRGRKTPTELARIRRAVEITNEIFEKTFSFIKVGMTEIEVGEYMHNLVKEYGVGLAWPAENCPAVNSGPNKVVGHNGPTEIKIERGHIVHFDFGVKYEGYCSDIQRVGYVLREGETEAPVEVQRGFITIRTAIEKSREAMKVGATGNSIDVISREIVEDSGYPEFMHALGHQLGRVAHDGGALLGPLWEKYGESPNQKLELDQVYTIEPHVMVAGYGCVGLEEDVVMTNKGAEYIGEPQREIVLIQG; this is encoded by the coding sequence ATGACCCTCATTCAAGAAAAAGTTTCGCAAGCGATTGACATTCTCAAAGAACAACAAACCGATATGTGGTTGACGTTCGTGCGCGAGACGAGCGGTGTGCGCGATCCCGCGCTCGATCTTTTGATTGGCGACAACGATCTCACATGGCACTCCGCGTTGATCCTCACACGCGAAGGCAAGAAGATCGCGATCGTCGGCAACCTCGAAACGGAAGCGGTTCGACAGCTCAACGTCTTCGATGAAGTTCTTGGATACGACTCCGCCGTCAGCGGACTTTTGCGCGACACGATCACTCGCCTCAACCCCGACGGGATAGCGGTCAACACTTCCCGCAACAACGTCCACGCCGACGGTTTGACTCACGCGATGTACGAATTCCTCAAAGAGTATCTGGCAGGCACGCCATACGCGGATCGTCTCGTCAGCGCGGAACCCATCATCAACGCCCTGCGCGGACGCAAGACTCCCACCGAACTTGCGCGCATCCGCAGAGCCGTTGAGATCACGAACGAAATTTTCGAGAAGACTTTCTCTTTTATCAAAGTCGGCATGACCGAGATCGAAGTCGGCGAATATATGCACAACCTTGTAAAAGAATATGGTGTTGGACTCGCTTGGCCCGCAGAGAACTGCCCCGCTGTGAATTCAGGTCCAAACAAAGTAGTGGGACACAATGGTCCCACCGAGATCAAGATCGAACGCGGACACATTGTCCATTTCGATTTTGGCGTGAAATACGAAGGCTACTGCTCCGACATTCAACGCGTTGGCTACGTCTTGCGCGAAGGCGAAACCGAAGCGCCTGTCGAAGTCCAGCGCGGCTTCATCACGATCCGCACCGCCATCGAAAAATCACGCGAGGCGATGAAGGTTGGCGCGACGGGAAATTCTATTGACGTGATCTCGCGTGAGATCGTCGAAGATTCGGGGTACCCCGAATTCATGCACGCGCTCGGTCATCAGTTGGGACGTGTCGCCCACGATGGCGGCGCGTTGTTGGGTCCGCTGTGGGAAAAGTATGGCGAGTCGCCGAATCAAAAACTGGAACTCGATCAGGTCTACACCATCGAGCCGCATGTCATGGTCGCCGGGTATGGATGTGTGGGGCTGGAGGAGGATGTGGTGATGACAAACAAAGGCGCGGAATACATCGGCGAGCCGCAGAGGGAAATTGTGTTAATTCAGGGATAA
- a CDS encoding MFS transporter, producing MLPLSSMEKYIRAHLRYNVTMNLLDGAFFGLALGFGSFATIIPLFVTQLTDSAILIGLAPAFHAIGWQLPQLFNAGQIARAREYKPMVLRNTRHERVPFFVLGVTALCIPVIGVKAALVITFLALAWQGIGAGFTANPWTSFMSKIIPPESRGAFFGMQGALANLAISIAAIGAGYLLETVVFPKNFGVSFLIAGIFLFVSYAALARSRELRDEEKVVSEKQAHFWEDAKRILKKDKNFNWYLVSRFFMMFATMGFAFYILLGLRRFQMDSITAGYFTAALTLAQTFANAGMGWLGDKVGHRAMLILGAVATIASSVIAWFAPTIAWLYPAFILSGIGNVALWTIGITFTVGFGNDIERPTYIGLSNTLVTPATIAAPILGGWLIDHLGFGSAFELATIIGIIAAGILIFVVKDPHKNVMPT from the coding sequence ATGCTTCCCCTCTCCAGCATGGAAAAATACATCCGCGCGCATTTGCGCTATAACGTCACCATGAATCTGTTGGATGGCGCCTTCTTCGGCTTGGCGCTCGGCTTCGGCTCGTTCGCCACGATCATCCCCCTCTTCGTCACCCAATTGACCGACTCCGCGATCCTCATCGGACTGGCGCCCGCGTTCCACGCCATCGGCTGGCAGTTACCGCAACTCTTCAACGCGGGTCAGATCGCGCGGGCGCGCGAGTATAAGCCGATGGTCCTGCGGAACACCCGCCACGAACGCGTCCCGTTTTTTGTGCTGGGAGTCACCGCGTTATGCATTCCCGTCATCGGAGTCAAAGCCGCGTTGGTCATCACGTTCCTCGCGCTGGCGTGGCAGGGAATCGGCGCGGGCTTCACCGCCAACCCGTGGACGAGTTTTATGTCGAAGATCATCCCGCCCGAATCGCGCGGCGCGTTCTTCGGCATGCAAGGCGCGCTGGCGAATCTGGCGATCAGCATCGCCGCCATCGGCGCGGGATATTTGTTGGAAACTGTCGTCTTCCCCAAAAATTTCGGCGTCAGTTTTTTGATCGCGGGCATTTTCCTTTTTGTATCGTATGCCGCGTTGGCGCGGTCGCGAGAACTTCGGGACGAGGAAAAAGTCGTTTCGGAGAAGCAGGCTCACTTTTGGGAAGACGCGAAGCGCATCCTGAAAAAAGATAAAAATTTTAATTGGTATCTCGTCTCGCGCTTCTTCATGATGTTCGCAACGATGGGATTCGCGTTTTACATCCTGCTCGGGTTGCGGCGCTTCCAAATGGATTCGATCACGGCGGGCTACTTCACCGCCGCGCTCACGCTCGCGCAGACGTTCGCAAACGCGGGCATGGGCTGGCTCGGAGATAAAGTTGGGCATCGCGCGATGTTGATCCTCGGCGCGGTCGCGACCATTGCGAGTTCGGTCATCGCGTGGTTTGCGCCGACCATCGCATGGTTGTATCCCGCGTTCATTCTTTCAGGAATCGGCAATGTCGCCTTGTGGACAATCGGCATCACGTTCACAGTGGGCTTCGGCAACGACATCGAACGTCCCACCTACATCGGCTTATCGAACACGCTGGTCACGCCTGCAACCATCGCCGCGCCGATCCTGGGCGGATGGCTAATCGATCATCTCGGGTTTGGTTCCGCATTTGAACTGGCGACGATCATCGGAATCATCGCCGCAGGCATTTTGATTTTTGTTGTGAAAGATCCGCATAAAAACGTAATGCCGACTTAA
- a CDS encoding TetR/AcrR family transcriptional regulator, producing MTPKDKLKKGEATRLAIEDAAMNLFLKQGYAATSMRQIADAVGLALGGIYNHFSSKEEIFEGIIIDKHPYKQILPAVLAAEGTPPKTFTRTPRTSSSPRWASVPNS from the coding sequence ATGACGCCCAAAGACAAACTCAAAAAAGGCGAAGCCACCCGCCTCGCCATCGAAGACGCGGCGATGAATCTATTCCTCAAGCAGGGATACGCCGCCACGTCCATGCGCCAGATCGCAGACGCGGTCGGGCTGGCGTTGGGCGGGATCTACAACCACTTCTCCAGCAAGGAGGAGATTTTTGAGGGCATCATCATTGATAAACATCCGTACAAGCAAATCCTGCCCGCCGTCCTTGCCGCGGAGGGGACACCGCCGAAGACTTTTACACGAACGCCGCGCACATCGTCATCGCCGAGATGGGCAAGCGTTCCGAATTCGTGA